In Pedobacter heparinus DSM 2366, the following are encoded in one genomic region:
- a CDS encoding AAA family ATPase, whose product MIIKNNFHIITGGPGVGKTTLINELQQKQMNCIPEVAREIIKDQLKNNGQALPWKNAKEYSKLMLSHSVRDYVKLLDANDLYFFDRGIPDTYAYECLMNFDYDENLNFIVNKYRYNKIVFILPPWEEIYKMDNERKQDFQVAKETYNVIKDTYECLNYDLIEVPCLAPAERVDFIKKTLNK is encoded by the coding sequence ATGATTATAAAAAACAATTTTCACATCATAACCGGTGGCCCAGGAGTTGGAAAAACAACTTTAATAAATGAGTTGCAACAGAAGCAAATGAACTGCATTCCTGAAGTAGCCCGAGAAATTATCAAAGATCAATTAAAAAATAATGGCCAGGCCCTACCTTGGAAAAATGCAAAAGAATATTCTAAATTAATGCTTTCGCATTCTGTTCGGGATTATGTCAAACTACTGGATGCCAATGATCTTTATTTTTTTGACCGTGGTATTCCAGACACCTATGCTTATGAATGCCTGATGAACTTTGATTATGATGAGAATTTAAATTTCATTGTAAATAAATACAGATACAATAAAATAGTTTTTATACTCCCTCCCTGGGAAGAAATATACAAAATGGATAACGAGCGAAAACAAGATTTTCAGGTAGCTAAAGAAACCTATAATGTAATAAAAGATACTTATGAATGTTTAAATTATGATCTAATTGAAGTACCATGCTTGGCTCCTGCAGAAAGGGTTGATTTTATTAAAAAAACACTAAATAAATAA
- a CDS encoding AsmA family protein encodes MKKVFKITGISLCTLLLLLLVTPYLFQDTISREVQRSINKSIKGEVKFKGVGLSFFRHFPSLTLNLDQFMLKGAAPFEKDTLLYSKALSFRVNLATVFSEQIKIDQFFLDEAVINVEVDEKGRANYDVYESKAKEGGATDTTATAIKIEGIFINKSKLTYNDRSVPMLISAADLNYAGKGDLSKAIFDLSSKAEIGSLDVYYNNEPYLLNKKINARLVTKINTNSLDLMFDENDLKINSLPIHFVGRFSFIEGGYDIKFRTKAKETDLHNIFTALPPAIAERMEKTNIKGYAEIKASLIGKYLAGKNIMPTLSFNLKIREGEISNPKAPEPISKLYINLQTKLPSLNPDSLYINMDSLYFNIGKDYVGAMLNFRGLKEPEIYLNSRADLDLEKWAKIFSLDQLRGRFLMDAHAEGKYTKKVVRTGIRKVDTVIATIPVFKLTSSLSNGYFKYASLPAAIDKISFNINGHNNDGDYKHTEFEISSLNIQALSNYIRGFVKLRTAGKTPVDVQLNGLLNLAEIKNFYPLKDLELNGKLNLNLKSRGAYNKVKKQFPVTEAAILLNDGRIKTTHFDQALEKISIDGVLTNRDGTLKNTLMNIKPVSFEMGGQAFQLKAAVQNLEDIKYNITSKGSIDIGKMYKLFAMKGYDVKGSIFTDVAFMGRQSDAMAGRYHKLNNSGKVVIKEMTLNSDLFPKSFLVNKGVFSFKQDKMKFEQFKGRYGQSDFSMDGFLGNVVNYVLTDQAKLTGTFNLKSRKLFADEFMAYDGPAATAVSKEVGAASGVIMIPDNLNVNVTADAGSVYYNGLIIKNARGGLRLNNGVLTLDKTRFNLIDATVSMDAKYQSINPLSATFDYHIQATEFDVAKAYKEIKLFRDMATSASKVKGVIGLDYQLSGKLNKDMMPVYPSLKGEGTLSVKKVSLMGFKMMNAVSRATKRDSLSNPDVSEVKIKSKIANNIINIERFKMRIAGFRPRFEGQVSFDGRLNMSGRLGLPPFGILGIPLSITGTQENPKVALKRNKEGKLEETAEE; translated from the coding sequence TTGAAGAAAGTTTTTAAAATTACAGGAATAAGTCTTTGTACTTTACTGTTACTGCTGCTGGTAACGCCTTATTTATTTCAGGATACCATTTCCAGGGAAGTTCAGCGATCCATAAACAAGAGCATTAAGGGCGAAGTGAAGTTTAAGGGGGTTGGCTTGTCCTTTTTCCGGCATTTTCCTTCATTAACGCTTAATCTGGACCAGTTTATGCTCAAAGGTGCTGCCCCATTCGAAAAGGATACCTTACTATATAGCAAAGCCCTCTCCTTTAGGGTAAACCTGGCTACTGTCTTTTCTGAGCAGATAAAAATTGACCAGTTTTTTTTAGATGAAGCGGTGATCAATGTAGAGGTAGATGAAAAGGGCCGTGCCAATTACGATGTGTACGAAAGTAAAGCTAAAGAAGGCGGGGCAACAGATACAACTGCTACGGCCATAAAAATTGAAGGCATTTTTATCAATAAAAGCAAACTAACTTATAACGACCGTTCTGTGCCCATGCTGATCAGTGCTGCAGACCTGAATTACGCTGGTAAGGGTGATCTGAGCAAAGCGATATTTGACCTGAGCAGTAAGGCAGAAATAGGTTCGCTGGATGTTTATTATAACAATGAACCTTATTTATTGAATAAAAAGATCAATGCCAGACTGGTTACAAAAATCAATACCAATTCACTGGATCTGATGTTTGATGAGAACGACCTGAAGATCAATTCCCTGCCCATACATTTTGTAGGCCGCTTTTCTTTTATAGAGGGTGGGTACGACATCAAATTCAGGACAAAAGCCAAAGAAACCGATCTGCATAATATTTTTACGGCCCTGCCACCTGCAATTGCTGAACGTATGGAGAAAACCAATATCAAAGGTTATGCAGAAATCAAGGCCTCCTTAATCGGAAAATATCTTGCCGGTAAAAATATTATGCCCACGCTATCTTTTAATTTAAAGATCAGGGAAGGAGAGATTTCGAACCCCAAAGCACCGGAACCTATCAGTAAATTATACATTAACCTGCAAACCAAATTACCATCTTTAAATCCGGACAGTCTGTACATCAATATGGATAGTTTATATTTCAATATTGGAAAGGATTATGTAGGGGCGATGCTGAATTTCAGGGGCTTAAAGGAACCGGAAATCTATTTAAACAGCCGGGCAGACCTGGATCTCGAAAAATGGGCGAAAATTTTTAGCCTGGATCAGCTACGGGGCCGTTTCTTAATGGATGCACATGCCGAAGGAAAGTATACTAAAAAAGTAGTCAGAACCGGCATCAGAAAGGTAGATACTGTAATAGCAACCATACCTGTGTTTAAACTAACTTCCAGTTTAAGCAATGGCTATTTTAAATATGCTTCGCTGCCGGCAGCAATTGATAAGATCAGTTTTAACATCAACGGGCACAATAACGACGGGGATTATAAACATACTGAATTCGAGATCAGCAGCCTGAACATACAGGCATTGTCCAATTATATCCGCGGCTTTGTAAAGCTGCGTACTGCGGGCAAAACACCTGTTGATGTGCAGTTAAATGGCTTGTTAAACCTGGCCGAGATCAAAAATTTTTATCCTTTGAAAGACCTGGAGCTCAACGGTAAGCTGAACCTGAACCTGAAAAGCAGGGGTGCCTATAACAAGGTCAAAAAGCAGTTTCCGGTTACTGAAGCCGCCATTTTGTTAAATGATGGGCGGATTAAAACAACACATTTTGACCAGGCACTGGAAAAAATTTCCATTGACGGGGTACTGACCAACAGAGATGGCACTTTAAAAAACACCCTGATGAACATCAAACCTGTATCTTTTGAAATGGGCGGGCAGGCCTTCCAGCTAAAAGCTGCGGTACAAAACCTTGAAGATATAAAGTATAACATTACCTCAAAAGGGAGCATAGACATTGGGAAAATGTATAAGTTGTTTGCCATGAAAGGCTATGATGTAAAGGGATCTATATTTACCGATGTTGCTTTTATGGGCAGGCAAAGTGATGCAATGGCCGGAAGATACCATAAGCTGAATAACAGTGGGAAAGTAGTGATCAAAGAGATGACCTTGAATTCGGATCTTTTCCCTAAATCTTTCCTGGTAAACAAGGGTGTGTTTTCTTTTAAACAGGACAAGATGAAGTTTGAGCAGTTTAAGGGCAGGTATGGGCAGTCCGATTTCAGTATGGATGGTTTTTTGGGCAATGTAGTTAACTATGTGCTTACTGATCAAGCGAAACTGACCGGAACCTTTAACCTGAAAAGCAGGAAATTATTTGCTGATGAGTTTATGGCCTACGATGGTCCGGCAGCAACAGCTGTTTCTAAAGAGGTTGGGGCTGCCAGCGGAGTAATTATGATTCCCGACAACCTGAACGTAAACGTAACAGCCGATGCGGGTTCAGTATATTACAATGGGCTGATCATTAAAAATGCCAGGGGAGGGTTAAGGCTGAATAATGGTGTGCTTACACTCGATAAAACCAGGTTCAATTTAATTGATGCTACAGTAAGCATGGATGCGAAATACCAAAGTATAAATCCATTGTCTGCTACTTTCGATTATCACATCCAGGCTACGGAATTTGATGTGGCAAAAGCATATAAGGAGATTAAATTGTTCAGGGACATGGCCACATCTGCTTCAAAAGTTAAAGGTGTAATTGGCCTGGATTACCAGCTTTCGGGTAAATTGAATAAAGATATGATGCCTGTTTATCCCTCATTGAAAGGAGAGGGGACACTGTCTGTAAAGAAGGTGAGCCTGATGGGCTTTAAAATGATGAATGCGGTGAGCAGGGCTACAAAACGCGACAGTCTTTCCAATCCGGATGTATCTGAAGTAAAGATCAAAAGTAAAATAGCCAACAACATCATTAACATAGAGCGGTTCAAGATGCGTATTGCCGGTTTCAGGCCAAGGTTTGAAGGTCAGGTTAGCTTTGACGGACGTTTAAATATGAGTGGCCGTCTTGGTTTACCGCCATTCGGTATATTGGGAATCCCATTGAGCATTACCGGAACACAGGAAAATCCGAAAGTTGCGTTAAAGAGAAATAAAGAAGGTAAACTGGAAGAAACAGCAGAGGAGTAA
- a CDS encoding VOC family protein: protein MKAIDIIMLPVKDRQQAKKFYLKLGFQIVLEAKDPHGEDWIQMGFPGHSTTISLAGFQGLICETEDIEKEIKQLKIDGIEVGKIDDTPWGRFAWLKDLDGNSVCLRQIVEKDFNTVF, encoded by the coding sequence ATGAAAGCAATAGATATTATTATGTTGCCTGTCAAGGACAGGCAACAGGCGAAAAAATTTTACTTGAAACTCGGTTTCCAAATTGTATTAGAGGCCAAAGACCCGCATGGCGAAGATTGGATACAAATGGGTTTTCCAGGCCATAGCACAACTATTTCCCTGGCAGGTTTTCAGGGTTTAATCTGCGAAACCGAAGATATCGAAAAAGAGATTAAACAATTGAAAATAGACGGCATAGAGGTTGGCAAAATTGATGATACGCCCTGGGGCAGGTTTGCCTGGTTAAAAGATCTTGATGGGAATAGTGTGTGCCTCCGTCAAATAGTCGAAAAAGATTTTAACACCGTCTTTTAA
- a CDS encoding GlxA family transcriptional regulator, translated as MKHISILPLYDATLTSIDSAHQIFSRVNDFMNYQGKPDFYKIEIVGCAKDTRLNSGLYAVFADKTIDQIQKTDVIVIPLLCGDFGEAISKNQEYVEWVCKQHRNRAEIICLCVGSFFLASTGLLDNKKCAVHWAAKNEFKTKFPNITVIDNTIITDEQGIYTCGGGFSYLNLILYIIEKHLGREISILASKMFEIDIERKSQNPFAIFIGQKKHGQETVLKAQAFIEANPTTAYSVDEICEMVAVSRRTFERHFKQCTGNSILEYIQRVKVEFVKKQLEAGKKTINEIIYEAGYTDIDAFRKVFKRFTDLSPIGYRKRFAGDS; from the coding sequence ATGAAACATATATCTATTTTGCCTCTTTATGATGCGACTCTGACCAGCATCGATAGCGCTCACCAGATCTTCAGCCGGGTTAACGATTTTATGAATTATCAGGGTAAACCAGATTTTTATAAAATCGAGATTGTTGGCTGTGCAAAGGATACGAGACTCAATAGCGGGTTGTATGCTGTATTTGCAGATAAAACAATTGATCAGATTCAAAAGACCGATGTTATTGTTATCCCATTACTGTGCGGAGATTTTGGGGAAGCTATATCGAAAAACCAGGAATACGTTGAATGGGTTTGTAAGCAACACCGTAACAGAGCGGAGATAATTTGTCTTTGCGTTGGTTCGTTTTTTTTGGCATCCACGGGCTTGTTGGACAATAAAAAGTGTGCAGTACATTGGGCCGCTAAAAACGAATTTAAAACAAAGTTTCCCAATATTACAGTTATTGATAATACCATTATTACCGATGAACAGGGTATTTATACTTGTGGAGGAGGCTTTTCTTACCTAAACCTAATCCTTTATATTATTGAAAAACATTTGGGTCGTGAGATATCCATTTTGGCCTCTAAGATGTTCGAGATCGACATTGAGCGAAAAAGCCAAAACCCATTTGCCATCTTCATCGGACAAAAGAAACACGGTCAGGAAACGGTATTGAAAGCACAGGCTTTTATTGAAGCTAATCCGACAACTGCTTATAGTGTAGATGAGATCTGCGAAATGGTCGCTGTCAGTCGACGAACATTTGAACGGCATTTTAAGCAATGCACCGGCAATTCTATCCTGGAATATATCCAGCGTGTAAAAGTCGAGTTTGTGAAAAAGCAATTAGAAGCCGGCAAGAAGACCATAAATGAAATTATCTATGAGGCAGGTTATACAGACATCGACGCATTCAGAAAAGTGTTTAAGAGGTTTACTGATTTATCACCCATTGGCTATCGTAAGAGGTTTGCCGGGGATTCTTAA
- a CDS encoding TlpA family protein disulfide reductase, with translation MRLTIALFLIFLLQKSFAQHTVYTFNSNAVFTETEIKTAFESVSQSLPSSEILVPNIFHTTTKKDTIVNYIEFAIRKRVAGEQPIFKFTYKQDSTFLFLNKKLPGFKLKELDGNEVSLSQLSGKPTLINFWATYCGPCIAEMPQLSQLKEKYKDKMNFISITENRVIEDHLVNFMKDKNFNFPVLENGQSYKNELKLQALPRNLFLDKDGVLRYIQVNYPVNANSIPLDLNDKGNYFTKIIEELIRN, from the coding sequence ATGAGATTAACAATAGCTCTGTTCTTAATATTCTTATTACAGAAAAGTTTTGCACAGCATACAGTTTATACTTTCAATTCTAATGCTGTTTTCACTGAAACAGAAATAAAAACAGCATTTGAATCTGTTAGTCAATCATTGCCATCTTCCGAAATTCTTGTACCGAACATTTTTCACACAACAACTAAAAAAGATACTATAGTTAACTATATTGAATTTGCAATCAGGAAAAGAGTTGCGGGGGAACAACCGATATTCAAATTTACCTACAAACAAGATTCCACCTTTTTGTTCTTAAATAAGAAACTTCCCGGATTTAAATTGAAGGAATTAGATGGGAACGAAGTTTCTTTGTCTCAATTATCAGGAAAGCCTACATTGATTAATTTCTGGGCAACCTATTGTGGTCCCTGTATTGCTGAAATGCCTCAATTAAGTCAGCTTAAAGAGAAGTATAAAGACAAAATGAACTTTATATCAATTACAGAGAACAGGGTTATTGAGGATCATTTGGTAAACTTCATGAAAGATAAAAACTTTAATTTCCCGGTTTTGGAAAACGGTCAGTCCTATAAAAATGAACTAAAATTACAAGCACTTCCAAGAAACCTGTTTCTCGATAAAGATGGAGTTCTAAGGTATATACAGGTAAACTATCCTGTAAATGCGAATTCAATACCTTTAGACCTTAATGATAAAGGCAATTACTTTACCAAAATAATTGAGGAGCTAATACGGAACTAG
- a CDS encoding YdeI/OmpD-associated family protein produces the protein MKSHSFQASLEIIGINPYVQVPEVILAEIFTQAGKNKSHIPVAGTVNGLPYQQTLLKYSGFWRLYINTKMLKDSPKLIGETIKVTIKFDPSDRTIKPHPELLKALKKSPEAKSKFDLLSPSMQKEIIRYISGLKTEESRNRNIDKAINFLLGKGAFIGRKML, from the coding sequence ATGAAAAGTCATTCCTTCCAGGCATCCCTGGAAATAATAGGTATTAATCCCTACGTTCAGGTTCCGGAAGTTATTCTGGCCGAAATTTTTACTCAGGCAGGTAAAAACAAGAGCCATATTCCGGTTGCGGGAACTGTAAACGGCTTACCGTACCAGCAAACTTTACTTAAGTACAGTGGTTTTTGGCGACTCTATATCAATACGAAAATGCTTAAAGACTCTCCCAAACTAATCGGGGAAACCATTAAAGTGACCATTAAATTTGACCCGTCCGATCGGACAATTAAGCCCCATCCCGAGCTATTAAAGGCATTAAAAAAGAGTCCAGAGGCCAAATCCAAATTTGATCTTCTTAGCCCTTCTATGCAAAAAGAGATAATAAGATACATTTCTGGCTTAAAAACAGAAGAAAGCAGGAACCGGAATATTGATAAAGCGATTAACTTTTTGTTAGGTAAAGGTGCCTTTATAGGAAGAAAAATGCTCTAA
- a CDS encoding sterol desaturase family protein, whose translation MKLLFESLSLLEWIIFSLISNVFLYLLSIGFYLFIDKTCSKNKIQITDHPFLKSDLYVSFLTLFLNIVVMLIGVYLWKSGWITLNESKTILTLLIEIIAITLVMDLFMYIFHCLVHHPFIYKILHRKHHEHKSTNFLSLFVLHPFETLGFGLMMISVFMLYDFSIFSITIYLFINLIWGTIGHLNREFFPKWMEQLFLGTTKFHNQHHLNEQRNFGFYTSIWDRIFGTYKA comes from the coding sequence ATGAAATTACTTTTTGAAAGCCTATCCTTGCTGGAATGGATTATTTTCAGTTTGATATCCAATGTATTTTTGTATTTGCTTTCGATTGGATTTTACCTTTTTATTGATAAAACCTGCTCGAAAAATAAGATTCAAATAACTGATCATCCTTTTCTAAAATCTGATTTGTATGTAAGTTTTCTAACCTTATTCCTTAATATCGTTGTGATGTTGATTGGTGTTTATTTGTGGAAATCGGGATGGATTACATTAAACGAGTCTAAAACTATCCTGACGCTTCTTATTGAAATTATAGCGATTACACTGGTAATGGACCTGTTCATGTATATTTTTCATTGCCTGGTACATCATCCGTTTATCTATAAAATTTTACACCGCAAACATCACGAACATAAGAGTACTAATTTCCTGAGTCTTTTTGTGTTGCATCCCTTTGAAACCTTAGGTTTCGGATTGATGATGATCTCTGTTTTTATGTTGTATGATTTTTCTATTTTTTCCATTACAATTTATCTGTTTATCAATTTAATTTGGGGAACTATTGGTCATCTAAACCGGGAATTCTTTCCAAAATGGATGGAACAATTATTTTTAGGAACTACAAAATTTCATAACCAACATCATTTAAACGAACAAAGAAACTTTGGTTTTTATACTTCCATTTGGGATCGAATATTTGGAACATATAAAGCTTAA